A section of the Jatrophihabitans sp. genome encodes:
- a CDS encoding DUF6036 family nucleotidyltransferase, with amino-acid sequence MLGLQNLEEALETLGAVLEGRGLSHGILVVGGSSLLLLGLIDRPTADLDVIAFAAQGSFVKAEQIPPSLIEAVRDVAAVLELRHDWLNNGPASLMDLGLPQGYEARTELRRYGSLDVYIPARVDLVCFKLYAAVDQGPRSKHFQDLQAMAPTSSELSTAVTWCQSHDPSSGFESEMQAALAHLTSVLRSAGGDDADS; translated from the coding sequence ATGTTAGGTCTGCAGAACCTTGAGGAGGCCTTGGAGACTCTGGGCGCTGTCCTTGAAGGCCGCGGACTGTCGCACGGCATCCTGGTCGTTGGTGGCAGTAGTCTGCTGCTGCTCGGACTGATAGACCGGCCCACGGCCGACCTTGATGTGATCGCTTTCGCAGCGCAGGGCAGCTTCGTTAAAGCCGAGCAGATTCCGCCGTCGCTGATAGAGGCGGTCCGTGATGTCGCTGCAGTTCTTGAGTTGAGGCATGACTGGCTGAACAACGGTCCGGCATCCCTGATGGATCTCGGACTGCCTCAAGGGTATGAGGCTCGAACGGAGCTACGGCGGTACGGCAGCCTCGATGTCTACATTCCAGCGCGCGTTGACTTGGTCTGTTTCAAGCTGTACGCCGCAGTGGATCAAGGTCCCCGCAGCAAACACTTCCAAGACTTACAAGCCATGGCTCCCACCTCGTCCGAGTTGTCGACCGCAGTGACTTGGTGCCAGAGCCATGACCCGTCCAGCGGCTTTGAGTCCGAGATGCAAGCTGCTCTGGCCCACCTCACGTCAGTGCTGCGTTCTGCAGGCGGTGACGATGCCGACAGCTAG
- the thiS gene encoding sulfur carrier protein ThiS encodes MRITVNGEQRETADELSVAQLVGQISDRDTGIAVALNSEVVPRGSWLETAVRPGDRIDVVTAVQGG; translated from the coding sequence GTGCGGATAACGGTGAACGGCGAGCAGCGCGAGACAGCGGACGAGCTGAGTGTGGCCCAGCTGGTCGGCCAGATCAGTGACCGCGACACCGGAATCGCGGTCGCGCTCAACAGCGAGGTGGTACCGCGCGGCAGCTGGCTTGAGACCGCCGTCCGGCCTGGCGACCGGATCGACGTGGTGACCGCGGTGCAGGGCGGCTGA
- the thiO gene encoding glycine oxidase ThiO encodes MAAHRGDALLVGGGAIGLAAAYRLAERGFAVRVIDASGGRNASWAAAGMLAPVSEAAFGEQELTRLSLAAVPAFQRLAAELQDRTGQPVGVRTEGTLAVAFNADDRAALDRLTDFRSELGLSTERLSGAAARALEPYLAAGVRGGVLSADDLSVDNRRYLAALRAGAVAAGVRFVTAEVSSLLWDSTGSRVSGVRTVTGAGLRAGVVVLCAGAATGALLPVPVQPVKGQILRLAVPDRLGAAGPVLTRTVRGIVRGSEIYLVPRAGGEVVVGATSEQQGHDTGVTAGGVYELLRNAYELLPISSEFDFVEARAGSRPGTPDNGPILGEVADGLVLATGHYRNGILLSALTADAVAALVSGEPVAPVWRPFGPDRFAGHRSPKPAAAGLTS; translated from the coding sequence ATGGCGGCGCACCGTGGCGATGCACTCCTGGTCGGCGGTGGCGCGATCGGATTGGCCGCGGCCTACCGGCTGGCGGAGCGGGGCTTCGCGGTGCGGGTGATCGATGCCAGCGGCGGCCGCAATGCCAGCTGGGCCGCCGCCGGCATGCTGGCGCCGGTCAGCGAGGCCGCCTTCGGCGAGCAGGAGCTGACCCGGCTGAGCCTGGCCGCGGTGCCGGCTTTCCAGCGGCTGGCGGCCGAGCTGCAGGATCGCACCGGGCAGCCGGTGGGTGTGCGCACCGAGGGCACCCTGGCGGTGGCGTTCAACGCCGATGACCGGGCGGCGCTGGACCGGTTGACCGACTTTCGCAGCGAGCTCGGCCTGAGCACCGAGCGGCTGAGCGGCGCGGCGGCCCGCGCGCTGGAGCCCTACCTCGCCGCCGGGGTCCGGGGCGGCGTGCTGAGCGCCGATGACCTCTCGGTCGACAACCGGCGCTATCTGGCAGCGCTGCGCGCCGGCGCCGTGGCCGCCGGGGTTCGCTTCGTCACCGCTGAGGTCAGCAGCCTGCTGTGGGACTCCACCGGCAGCCGGGTCAGCGGGGTGCGGACGGTCACCGGAGCCGGGTTGCGCGCCGGCGTGGTGGTGCTCTGCGCCGGCGCCGCGACCGGCGCGCTGCTGCCGGTGCCGGTGCAGCCGGTGAAGGGCCAGATCCTGCGGCTGGCGGTGCCGGACCGGCTAGGCGCCGCCGGGCCGGTGCTGACCCGCACCGTGCGCGGGATCGTGCGTGGCAGCGAGATCTACCTGGTGCCCCGCGCAGGCGGCGAGGTGGTGGTAGGCGCCACCTCCGAGCAGCAGGGCCATGACACCGGCGTGACAGCGGGCGGGGTCTATGAGCTGCTGCGTAACGCCTACGAGCTGCTGCCGATCAGCTCGGAGTTCGACTTCGTCGAGGCCCGGGCGGGATCGCGTCCCGGCACCCCGGACAACGGACCGATCCTCGGCGAGGTCGCGGACGGGCTGGTGCTGGCGACCGGGCACTACCGCAACGGCATTCTGCTGTCGGCACTGACAGCCGACGCGGTGGCCGCCCTGGTCAGCGGCGAGCCGGTCGCGCCGGTGTGGCGTCCGTTCGGCCCCGACCGGTTCGCTGGCCACCGATCCCCGAAGCCGGCCGCGGCCGGCCTGACAAGCTAG
- a CDS encoding EamA family transporter — protein MPLTRRSEAIPPQILLLVGIASVQFGAAFAGTLFAEAGPAGVVLLRLAFASVILLALTRPRLAGRSRRDLRAAVIFGLVLAAMNWSFYESLDRLPLGAAVTVEFIGPLGVAIAGSRKPLDLLWVALAGGGVALLAFGGSNQSLDPVGLLLAALAGAFWAAYILLSQRVGSDFAGLDGLAIALTLGTLVMIPAGVADGGSALLRPGVLLGGLGVAVLSSLIPYSLELIALRRLSAAAFGLLMSVEPAFGALAGMLVLSQQPQLRTVAAIVMVVVASAGTTIEASRSATGRAVGRAAGQGAAGDVPTGPDPNEPRPGWPDPGRPAPTGQPTPLG, from the coding sequence GTGCCGCTAACCCGACGGTCCGAGGCGATCCCGCCGCAGATCCTGCTCCTGGTCGGAATCGCCTCGGTGCAGTTCGGCGCTGCCTTCGCCGGCACCCTGTTCGCCGAGGCCGGCCCGGCCGGTGTGGTGCTGCTGCGGCTGGCGTTCGCCTCGGTGATCCTGCTGGCCCTGACCCGGCCGCGACTGGCCGGCCGGAGCCGTCGGGACCTGCGGGCGGCGGTAATCTTCGGGTTGGTGCTGGCCGCCATGAACTGGAGTTTCTACGAGTCGCTGGACCGGCTCCCGCTCGGAGCGGCGGTGACGGTCGAGTTCATCGGACCGCTCGGGGTGGCCATCGCCGGCTCGCGCAAACCGCTCGACCTGCTCTGGGTCGCGCTGGCCGGCGGCGGGGTGGCGCTGCTGGCCTTCGGCGGTTCCAACCAGAGCCTGGACCCTGTCGGGCTGCTGCTGGCGGCGCTGGCCGGCGCGTTCTGGGCTGCCTACATCCTGCTGTCCCAGCGGGTCGGCTCGGACTTCGCCGGATTGGACGGCCTGGCTATCGCCCTAACCCTGGGGACGCTGGTGATGATCCCGGCCGGCGTTGCCGACGGCGGCTCGGCGCTGCTGCGTCCCGGTGTGCTGCTCGGCGGCCTCGGGGTGGCGGTGCTGTCCTCGCTGATCCCGTACTCGCTGGAGCTCATCGCCCTGCGCCGGTTGTCAGCGGCCGCCTTCGGGCTGCTGATGAGCGTGGAGCCGGCCTTCGGCGCGCTGGCCGGCATGCTGGTGCTCAGCCAGCAGCCGCAGCTGCGAACCGTCGCGGCAATCGTCATGGTGGTGGTGGCCAGCGCCGGCACCACCATCGAGGCCAGCCGTTCAGCGACCGGCCGAGCAGTCGGCCGGGCAGCCGGGCAAGGGGCAGCCGGTGACGTCCCGACCGGGCCCGACCCGAACGAGCCACGCCCGGGCTGGCCTGACCCGGGCAGGCCTGCTCCGACCGGCCAGCCGACTCCGCTCGGCTAG
- the thiE gene encoding thiamine phosphate synthase, with translation MTKPSLAGMASARLYLCTDSRRDRGDLADFLDAVLANGVDIVQLREKNLDAADELAALEVVADACRRHSKLLAVNDRADLAVAAGADVLHLGQRDLAPVTARRIVGPDVLIGMSSHSAEQARAAASADEVDYFCLGPIWSTPTKPGRPHIGLPPVTALAAEKVARPWFGIGGIDESNLDEVLDAGARRVVVVRVLTEAADPAAVAARLADRLAAAG, from the coding sequence ATGACCAAGCCCTCGCTGGCCGGAATGGCGAGCGCCCGGTTGTACCTGTGCACCGACTCCCGGCGCGACCGCGGCGACCTGGCCGACTTTCTCGACGCGGTGCTGGCCAACGGCGTCGACATCGTGCAGTTGCGCGAGAAGAACCTCGATGCGGCCGACGAGCTGGCTGCGCTAGAGGTGGTCGCCGACGCCTGCCGCCGGCATTCCAAGCTGCTGGCGGTCAACGACCGCGCCGATCTGGCGGTCGCCGCCGGCGCGGACGTGCTGCACCTGGGCCAGCGCGACCTGGCTCCGGTCACCGCCCGCCGGATCGTCGGCCCGGACGTGCTGATCGGTATGAGCAGCCACAGCGCCGAGCAGGCCCGGGCCGCGGCGTCGGCGGACGAGGTGGACTACTTCTGCCTGGGCCCGATCTGGTCGACTCCCACCAAGCCGGGACGCCCGCACATCGGCCTGCCGCCGGTGACCGCGCTGGCGGCCGAGAAGGTGGCCCGGCCCTGGTTCGGCATCGGCGGGATCGATGAGTCCAACCTCGATGAGGTGCTCGACGCCGGCGCGCGCCGGGTGGTGGTGGTTCGGGTGCTGACCGAGGCCGCCGATCCGGCGGCGGTGGCAGCCCGGCTGGCCGACCGGCTCGCGGCGGCCGGCTGA
- a CDS encoding glucosyl-3-phosphoglycerate synthase codes for MDIAARRWFDSHTFDAAQFDSADLLRAKRQSGQRVSVVIPARNEAATVAAVVGQIRQALMGAGLVDELVVLDSDSTDDTAAVARAAGAAVFAARDIDTGTPVSPGKGEALWKSLFVTSGDLLVFIDADLTEWGPHFVTGLLGPLLTDPDTLLSKGFYDRLADDLPGEPAVPTPDAAPQGGRVTELVARPLLNLYWPELAAVVQPLAGEWAIRRSLIESLPIPVGYGVEFASLTDTWRRHGLAAIAQVDLGRRGHRHQNVHDLGVMAAEILATAMRRLPLDRAGVPEEAGPPVTGPPAAAEPSLQQFDRAIPGWRSRPVPVLERPAARANERYRAAEQRRTAARCSS; via the coding sequence ATGGATATCGCCGCGCGGCGATGGTTCGACTCGCACACCTTCGACGCGGCACAGTTCGACAGCGCCGACCTGCTCAGGGCAAAGCGGCAGTCGGGCCAGCGGGTGAGCGTGGTGATCCCGGCGCGCAACGAGGCCGCGACCGTCGCGGCCGTGGTCGGCCAGATTCGCCAGGCGCTGATGGGCGCCGGACTGGTGGACGAGCTGGTGGTGCTGGACTCCGATTCCACCGACGACACCGCGGCCGTGGCCCGGGCCGCCGGCGCGGCGGTGTTCGCCGCCCGCGACATCGACACCGGCACCCCGGTGAGCCCTGGCAAGGGCGAGGCGTTGTGGAAGTCGCTGTTCGTCACCAGCGGTGACCTGCTGGTCTTCATCGACGCCGACCTCACCGAGTGGGGCCCGCACTTCGTGACCGGCCTGCTCGGGCCGCTGCTGACCGACCCGGACACCCTGCTGTCCAAAGGCTTCTACGATCGGCTCGCCGACGACCTGCCCGGCGAGCCGGCTGTCCCGACGCCGGACGCGGCGCCGCAGGGTGGTCGGGTGACCGAGCTGGTGGCCCGGCCGTTGCTGAACCTGTACTGGCCCGAGCTGGCCGCTGTCGTCCAGCCGCTGGCCGGCGAATGGGCAATCCGGCGCTCGCTGATCGAGTCGCTGCCGATCCCGGTCGGCTATGGCGTCGAGTTCGCCAGCCTGACCGACACCTGGCGCAGGCACGGCTTGGCCGCGATCGCCCAGGTCGACCTGGGCAGGCGCGGGCACCGGCACCAGAACGTGCATGATCTGGGAGTGATGGCCGCCGAGATCCTGGCAACGGCGATGCGCCGGCTGCCGCTGGATCGGGCCGGCGTGCCGGAGGAGGCAGGACCGCCGGTGACGGGACCGCCGGCCGCTGCCGAGCCGAGCCTGCAGCAGTTCGACCGCGCCATCCCGGGCTGGCGCAGCCGTCCGGTGCCGGTGCTGGAGCGCCCGGCGGCCCGGGCCAACGAGCGCTACCGAGCTGCCGAGCAGCGCCGGACGGCGGCCCGATGCTCGAGCTAG
- the folP gene encoding dihydropteroate synthase, translating to MLELAGRGFDSDALLIMAIVNRTPDSFYDRGATYAFDKALERVAEVVAAGAEIVDIGGVKAAPGDEVDAAEEIRRTVDFVARVRAEFPDVIISVDTWRHEVAREVCAAGADVLNDAWGGYDPRLAEVAAEFDAALVCTHAGGVQPRTRPHRIFYDDVLADVLSRTVDLAERAVALGVSRRRVMIDPGHDFGKNTWHSLELTRRLAEMVATGWPVLVSLSNKDFVGEALDLPLDQRLLGTLAATAICAWQGAMVFRAHNVAETRQVLDMVAAIRGSQPPRRAVRGLA from the coding sequence ATGCTCGAGCTAGCCGGCCGCGGCTTCGACTCCGACGCCCTGCTGATCATGGCGATCGTGAACCGGACACCGGACTCGTTCTATGACCGCGGCGCCACCTACGCCTTCGACAAGGCACTGGAGCGGGTGGCCGAGGTGGTCGCCGCCGGCGCAGAGATCGTCGACATCGGCGGCGTGAAAGCGGCGCCCGGCGATGAGGTGGACGCGGCGGAGGAGATCCGGCGCACGGTCGACTTCGTGGCCAGGGTGCGCGCCGAGTTCCCCGACGTGATCATCTCGGTGGACACCTGGCGCCATGAGGTGGCGCGGGAGGTATGCGCGGCCGGGGCGGACGTGCTCAACGACGCCTGGGGCGGCTATGACCCGCGGCTGGCCGAGGTGGCGGCCGAGTTCGACGCCGCACTGGTCTGCACGCACGCCGGCGGGGTGCAACCCCGGACCAGGCCGCACCGGATCTTCTACGACGACGTGCTGGCCGACGTGCTGAGCCGCACGGTCGATCTGGCTGAGCGGGCGGTCGCGCTGGGGGTCTCGCGGCGGCGGGTCATGATCGATCCGGGGCATGACTTCGGCAAGAACACCTGGCACTCGCTGGAGCTGACCCGGCGGCTGGCCGAGATGGTGGCGACCGGCTGGCCGGTGCTGGTGTCGCTGTCGAACAAGGACTTCGTCGGCGAGGCGCTGGACCTGCCGCTGGACCAGCGACTCCTGGGCACCCTGGCGGCCACCGCGATCTGCGCCTGGCAGGGCGCGATGGTGTTCCGGGCCCACAACGTGGCCGAGACCAGGCAGGTGCTCGACATGGTCGCCGCCATCCGCGGCAGCCAGCCGCCGCGGCGGGCCGTGCGGGGCCTGGCGTGA
- the hppD gene encoding 4-hydroxyphenylpyruvate dioxygenase — protein sequence MSGPTSASLPLAFVQEEKMTTTDVTLTSDERDAELNLDQLKQLVGLVPYDESTDPFPVTGWDAVVFVVGNATQTAHFYQSAFGMELVAYSGPETGNRDHKSYVLRSGSCRFVISGGVRPDSPLLDHHRAHGDGVLDIALEVPDVDRCIRQARAQGATILSEPHEVSDEFGVIRTAAIAAYGNTRHTLIDRSGYTGVYLPGYVPRSSGYRKRDGAPKRMFQALDHVVGNVELGKMDDWVGFYNKVMGFVNMAEFIGDDIATDYSALMSKVVANGNHRVKFPLNEPAIAKKKSQIDEFLEFYQGPGVQHLALATNDILRSVDAMRLEGVEFLATPDSYYSDPELRARIGNVRVPIEELQSRGILVDRDEDGYLLQIFTKPVGDRPTMFFELIERHGSLGFGKGNFKALFEAIEREQETRGNL from the coding sequence ATGAGCGGGCCGACCAGCGCCAGCCTGCCCTTGGCGTTCGTGCAGGAGGAGAAGATGACGACCACCGATGTGACCCTGACGTCCGACGAGCGGGACGCCGAGCTCAACCTCGACCAGCTCAAGCAGCTGGTCGGCCTGGTGCCCTACGACGAGAGCACCGACCCGTTTCCGGTCACCGGCTGGGACGCGGTCGTGTTCGTGGTCGGCAACGCCACCCAGACCGCGCACTTCTACCAATCCGCCTTCGGCATGGAACTGGTGGCCTACTCCGGCCCTGAGACCGGCAACCGCGACCACAAGTCCTACGTGCTGCGCAGCGGATCCTGCCGGTTCGTGATCTCGGGCGGGGTGCGTCCGGACAGCCCGCTGCTGGATCACCACCGCGCGCACGGCGACGGGGTACTCGACATCGCCCTGGAGGTCCCCGACGTCGACCGCTGCATCCGGCAGGCCCGGGCGCAGGGAGCCACCATCCTCTCCGAGCCGCACGAGGTCAGCGACGAGTTCGGCGTCATCCGCACCGCGGCCATCGCCGCCTACGGCAACACCCGGCACACCCTGATCGACCGCTCCGGCTACACCGGCGTCTACCTGCCCGGCTACGTCCCGCGCAGCTCCGGCTACCGCAAGCGCGACGGCGCTCCGAAGCGGATGTTCCAGGCCCTGGACCACGTCGTGGGCAACGTCGAGCTGGGCAAGATGGATGACTGGGTCGGCTTCTACAACAAGGTCATGGGCTTTGTGAACATGGCCGAGTTCATCGGCGACGACATCGCCACGGACTACTCCGCGCTGATGTCGAAGGTGGTGGCCAACGGCAACCACCGGGTCAAGTTCCCGCTGAACGAGCCGGCGATCGCCAAGAAGAAGAGCCAGATCGACGAGTTCCTGGAGTTCTACCAGGGCCCCGGCGTGCAGCACCTGGCGCTGGCCACCAACGACATCCTGCGCAGCGTGGACGCCATGCGGCTGGAGGGGGTGGAGTTCCTGGCCACGCCGGACTCCTACTACTCCGACCCCGAGCTGCGGGCCCGGATCGGCAACGTCCGGGTGCCGATCGAGGAGCTGCAGTCGCGCGGCATCCTGGTCGACCGGGACGAGGACGGCTACCTGCTGCAGATCTTCACCAAGCCGGTCGGGGACCGTCCGACGATGTTCTTCGAGCTGATCGAGCGGCACGGCTCACTGGGCTTCGGCAAGGGCAACTTCAAGGCCCTGTTCGAGGCGATCGAGCGCGAGCAGGAGACCCGCGGCAATCTGTAG
- a CDS encoding Lrp/AsnC family transcriptional regulator produces the protein MSRRELDSLDVSILAALRDTPRAGYLELSRLLQVSRATIQARLERLERDGVVSGYGPDVDLAAAGFPVLAFATLEIAQGRLEEVTAAMAAIPSVVEAFATTGPGDVHCRLAASSHEDLQRVLLEVSQIQGVARSTSVIALTRLVRHRPVELLEAAEVPRASRTGSR, from the coding sequence GTGAGCAGGCGCGAGCTGGACTCACTGGACGTGTCGATCCTGGCCGCGCTGCGAGACACCCCGCGGGCCGGGTACCTGGAGCTGTCCCGGCTGCTGCAGGTCTCCCGCGCCACCATCCAGGCCCGCCTGGAGCGCCTGGAGCGCGACGGCGTGGTCTCGGGCTACGGCCCGGACGTCGACCTGGCGGCCGCCGGCTTTCCGGTGCTCGCCTTTGCCACGCTCGAGATCGCCCAGGGCCGGCTCGAAGAGGTGACCGCCGCGATGGCCGCCATCCCCTCGGTGGTCGAGGCCTTCGCCACCACCGGTCCTGGCGACGTGCACTGCCGGCTGGCCGCCAGCTCGCACGAGGACCTGCAGCGGGTGCTGCTGGAGGTCTCTCAGATCCAGGGAGTGGCCCGCTCGACGTCGGTGATCGCGCTGACCAGGCTGGTGCGGCACCGGCCCGTCGAGCTGCTGGAAGCCGCTGAGGTGCCACGGGCCAGCCGCACGGGCAGCCGCTAG
- a CDS encoding UvrB/UvrC motif-containing protein — protein sequence MSDAEDRLPAGSGRARDLVGRRRPRKAADTGRVHHLGAAPALMPVLNSDGACTTETATRTAAVQLASRTRWELDRLVEDISAEMAGASAALDFELAGRLRDELARVRAELDRRGSA from the coding sequence ATGAGCGATGCCGAGGACCGGCTCCCGGCCGGATCAGGCCGGGCTCGCGACCTGGTCGGGCGGCGCCGGCCGCGCAAGGCCGCTGACACCGGCCGGGTTCACCACCTGGGAGCGGCGCCGGCGCTGATGCCGGTGCTCAACAGCGACGGCGCTTGCACCACTGAGACCGCGACCCGGACGGCAGCCGTGCAGCTGGCCTCGCGGACCCGCTGGGAACTGGACCGGCTGGTCGAGGACATCAGCGCCGAGATGGCAGGCGCCTCGGCCGCCCTGGACTTCGAGCTGGCCGGCCGGTTGCGTGACGAGCTGGCCCGGGTGCGCGCCGAACTCGATCGGCGCGGATCGGCCTAA
- a CDS encoding geranylgeranyl reductase family protein has protein sequence MTAIADGPGGLSQPLETSESPEDGHYDADVIVVGAGPSGSAAAYWMATAGLDVLLLEKTSFPREKVCGDGLTPRGTRALIDMGIDVSEEAGWLHNKGLRVIGGGMRLELDWPELASFPAYGLVRPRADLDHLLVRQAVKAGARLHEQTSVTAPILDKQGRVTGVLAKGGPGADRAESSYRAPIVLACDGVSGRFALALGLQRNDKRPMGVAVRRYYTSPRTDDDYLESWLELWDGPPGADDAKLLPGYGWIFGMGDGSVNVGLGVLNSSAGFQKTNYRTLLTTWLDSTPPEWGLREQNALCPTQGAGLPMGFNRTPHYRDGVLLVGDSGGSVNPFNGEGIPYAMESGKFAAEAVVRALARPPGPAREKALASYPAAMAAEWGAYYRLGGVFVKLIGNPAVMRACTRHGLPHPGLMRFVLKLLANLTDPRDGDVSDRIITALTRVTPPLR, from the coding sequence ATGACGGCGATCGCCGACGGTCCGGGCGGCCTCTCGCAGCCCCTGGAGACCTCGGAGTCCCCCGAGGACGGCCACTACGACGCCGACGTGATCGTGGTGGGCGCCGGGCCGTCCGGTTCGGCCGCCGCCTACTGGATGGCCACGGCGGGGCTCGACGTCCTGCTGCTGGAGAAGACGTCGTTCCCCCGGGAGAAGGTCTGCGGCGACGGCCTGACCCCGCGGGGCACCCGGGCGCTGATCGACATGGGCATCGACGTCAGCGAAGAGGCCGGCTGGCTGCACAACAAGGGCCTGCGGGTGATCGGCGGCGGCATGCGCCTGGAGCTGGACTGGCCCGAGCTCGCCTCGTTCCCCGCCTACGGCCTGGTCCGCCCGCGGGCGGACCTGGACCATCTGCTGGTGCGCCAGGCCGTCAAGGCCGGCGCCCGGCTGCACGAGCAGACCTCGGTCACCGCGCCGATCCTGGACAAGCAGGGCCGGGTGACCGGCGTGCTGGCCAAGGGCGGACCAGGGGCAGACCGGGCCGAGAGCAGCTACCGGGCGCCGATCGTGCTGGCCTGCGACGGGGTGTCCGGACGGTTCGCGCTGGCCCTGGGCCTGCAGCGCAACGACAAGCGACCGATGGGCGTGGCGGTGCGCCGTTACTACACCAGCCCGCGGACCGACGATGACTACCTGGAGTCCTGGCTGGAGTTGTGGGACGGCCCGCCCGGCGCCGACGACGCCAAGCTGCTGCCCGGCTACGGCTGGATCTTCGGGATGGGGGACGGCTCGGTCAACGTCGGCCTGGGCGTGCTGAACTCCTCCGCCGGGTTCCAGAAGACCAACTACCGCACGCTGCTGACCACCTGGCTGGACAGCACCCCGCCCGAATGGGGCCTGCGAGAGCAGAACGCGCTGTGCCCCACCCAGGGCGCCGGCCTGCCGATGGGCTTCAACCGGACACCGCACTACCGCGACGGCGTGCTGCTGGTGGGTGACTCCGGCGGGTCGGTGAACCCGTTCAACGGCGAGGGCATCCCGTACGCGATGGAGTCGGGCAAGTTCGCGGCCGAGGCGGTCGTGCGGGCCCTGGCCCGCCCGCCGGGGCCGGCCCGGGAGAAGGCGCTGGCGAGCTACCCGGCGGCGATGGCGGCCGAGTGGGGCGCCTACTACCGCCTCGGCGGCGTCTTCGTGAAGTTGATCGGCAACCCGGCGGTGATGCGGGCCTGCACCCGGCACGGCCTGCCGCATCCCGGGCTGATGAGGTTTGTGCTGAAGTTGCTGGCAAATCTGACCGACCCGCGCGACGGCGACGTCAGCGACCGGATCATCACGGCGCTGACCCGGGTCACGCCGCCGTTGCGGTAG
- a CDS encoding NADH-quinone oxidoreductase subunit A translates to MGAYLPIVVLFALAFGFAVFSVVIATVTGPKRYNKAKHSFYECGIEPAPMSSGPNRFPVKYFLTAMLFIIFDIEIIFLYPYAVASRELSLLGLIEIFLFLATVFIAYIYVWRRGGLDWD, encoded by the coding sequence CTGGGGGCATACCTGCCGATCGTGGTTCTTTTCGCGCTGGCGTTCGGGTTCGCGGTCTTCTCGGTGGTCATCGCGACCGTGACCGGCCCCAAGCGCTACAACAAGGCCAAGCACTCCTTCTACGAGTGCGGGATCGAGCCGGCGCCGATGTCGTCCGGGCCCAACCGGTTTCCGGTCAAGTACTTCCTCACCGCGATGCTGTTCATCATCTTCGACATCGAGATCATCTTCTTGTACCCCTACGCCGTCGCCAGCCGGGAGTTGAGCCTCCTCGGCCTGATCGAGATCTTCCTGTTCCTGGCAACCGTGTTCATCGCCTACATCTACGTCTGGCGTCGCGGCGGCCTGGATTGGGACTGA
- a CDS encoding NADH-quinone oxidoreductase subunit B family protein — MGLEEKLPDGMLLATVESVVNWTRKSSLWPVTFGLACCAIEMMTFGAPRFDSARFGMEVFRPSPRQADLMIVAGRVSQKMAPVVRQIYDQMAEPRWVIAMGVCASSGGMFNNYAVVQGVDHIVPVDMYLPGCPPRPEMLIDAILKLHHKIQNEPLGPKRAERLAGQKVDLIPSSQRFAK; from the coding sequence ATGGGTTTAGAAGAGAAGCTGCCGGACGGGATGCTGCTGGCCACCGTCGAGTCGGTGGTGAACTGGACGCGCAAGTCCTCGCTGTGGCCGGTGACCTTCGGCCTGGCCTGCTGCGCCATCGAGATGATGACCTTCGGGGCGCCGCGGTTCGACTCGGCCCGGTTCGGCATGGAGGTGTTCAGGCCCTCGCCGCGGCAGGCGGACCTGATGATCGTGGCCGGCCGGGTCAGCCAGAAGATGGCCCCGGTCGTCCGGCAGATCTATGACCAGATGGCTGAGCCGCGCTGGGTGATCGCGATGGGCGTCTGCGCCTCGTCGGGCGGCATGTTCAACAACTACGCCGTCGTGCAGGGCGTGGACCACATCGTCCCGGTCGACATGTACCTGCCAGGCTGCCCGCCGCGGCCGGAGATGCTGATCGACGCGATCCTGAAGCTGCACCACAAGATCCAGAACGAGCCACTCGGACCCAAGCGGGCCGAGCGGCTGGCCGGCCAGAAGGTCGATCTCATCCCGTCCAGCCAGAGGTTCGCCAAATGA